CAATACCAGCGAGCTAATCAGATGGCCATCAGAGCTGAGGCCGCCAGTCAGGCCAAAAGCGACTTCCTGGCCAACATGAGCCACGAGATTCGCACCCCCATGAACGGGGTAATTGGCATGACCGAGCTTTTGCTGGAAACCAACCTGAATGAGGAGCAACTCCACTGCGCCCAAACGGTGCGCGACAGTGCCCAGTCCCTCGTCACACTGCTCAATGATATCCTTGACATATCCAAGATTGAGGCTGGACGCATGGAGCTGGAGAGTGTCAGCTTCGATCTTCTGCGCCTGGTGGAAGAGGTCACCACCACTCTGGGGGCCGTTGCCAGGGAAAAGGGGCTGGAGCTGCGCAGTCACCATTACGAGGACGTCCCCTGCCACCTGCAGGGTGATCCTGGTCGCCTGCGGCAGGTCCTCATCAACCTGGTAGGAAATGCCATCAAGTTTACCCCCAGCGGTTCGGTGCGCATTGTCATTAAGACCCTTGAGAAGAAAGAAGCCCAGGTATTGCTGCTCTTTTCGGTGCAGGACACCGGCATTGGCATAGACCCGCAGGATCGCCACCTGCTCTTCGACAAGTTCTCGCAGGTGGACAGCTCCACAACGCGCAATTTTGGCGGGACCGGTTTGGGCCTGGCCATCTCACGTCAACTGGCCCAGCTTATGGGGGGCACCATTGGGGTCGAGAGCACTCCCGGCAAGGGTTCTGACTTCTGGTTTACCGCCTGGCTGCAGGAGGAGGCGGAGCCGGCTATCCCTGAGACGCCTCAGGAGTTACCATCGGAGAAGATAACCCATCAAAGCCTCAGCGCCCGCATTTTGCTGGTAGAAGATAACCGGGTCAACCAACAGGTTGCCACAGGCGTGCTGCGCAAGCTGGGCCACGAGTGCACGGTGGCAGAAAATGGAGTAGCCGCTCTGGAGGAACTGCGCCAGCAAAGCTTTGACCTGGTGCTGATGGACATCCAGATGCCGGTGATGGATGGGTATGAGACTACGGGTGCCATTCGCAGCTCACAGGATCTCATGGTACCACCCCATATCCCTGTTATTGCCATGACGGCACACGCCATGCAGAGCGACCGGGAAAAGTGCCTGGCAGCGGGCATGGATGATTACATCAGCAAGCCTATATCCCGTGATCGGCTGCACCAGATCATTCAGCGCTGGCTGCCCCCTGGAGCAACCAGACTCACTTGAGGCGCCAGTTGCTGCACCTGAGAAGCAGACTCCTGACGAAGAGATTTTTGACTACCGTCTGCTGCTGGAACGCCTGGAAGACCGGGAGTTAGCCGCCATAGTCATGCAAACCTTTCGAGAGGAATTGCCACAGCGACTCCATGCCCTGCACCACGCCCTGGCTCAGGGCAACAGGGAGGATGTGGCCCACCAGCTGCACACCCTGAAGGGGATGAGCGCCAATGTGGGGGCCACAGGAATCCACGCCATAACCATCGACATGCAGGCGGCTATGAACCAGGGAGATATATCGGACCTTGCCGGCAAGATGGAGAAGCTGGAAGTCACCTGCAAACAGATTGAAAAAGTGCTTCTGCCGTAAGCGGGAGCTTTTTTCTCCACTCACCCATCTTGTGTCCTGTTCATGCCTGTTGGCTTACCTCAGAGCACATACTGTCAAAAATACCTCGCCTCCGGATGATGGAACACAAATCCCGACGTGCTGGCTTCCGGGTCCATCATATGGCTTTCGGTAAGTTTCACGCCTAGCTCGTCGGGGTGCAGCAGGGCAAAGAGGTCTTCCTGCACGCTCAGGTCGGGCAGGGCGCTGTAACCGGGGGCGTAGCGTTTGCCGCGATAGCGGGCGCCAAAGAGGTCCTGCTTGGGCAGGGGGCTTTGTTCGCCGATGCCCCACATGTGGCGCAGGCGGATGTGGAGTATTTCCGCGAGGGATTCGGCCATTTCCAGGGCGAGGGAGGCCATGATGTGGCTGCGCTGGTAGTTGCCTTTCTCTTTTTCCTGCTGGGCCAGCTGTCCCAGTTTGGGGCCGGTGCTGACGACAAAGAGGCAGAGGTAGTCGCGTTCGGGGTGGACGTAGTCGGCCAGGCAGAGGTCCAGAGCTGGGTTGCGGGGGAAGCTGATGGTGCGCAGGGGCTGCTCCAGGGAGTCCAGCAGGGTGATGCTGTTTTCACTGCTGCGGTGGGCCTGGAAGTAGCGGTAGACAGCACCGGGCTGGATGTCGCCCCGGCGCTGGATTTCGTCCATGATTTCCTGCACCTGCTTCTGCAGCTGAACGGCTTTGGCTTCGCCGCGCGCGAGGGCTTCGGGGAAGCCTTTGTAGCCCAGGTGCTTGCCGTAAAGCATGTGGGGGTTGATATGGTCGAAGATGGTCTGCAGGTCGCTTTCCATGTGCACGTGGCGCTTGAGGTCGGGGGGCAGGGGCACGCGCTCTACTGGCTGCACTCGCTGGCTGGCGGTGCTGGCTGCTGGCCGGGTGCTGGCGGTTTCCTGGCTGAGTTCTTCCCTTTTCAGTCGTTTGTTCCACAGCTCTTCCACCACGCTCTGGCGCTGGTCGTCGTCCAGCAGGCGTCCGGCCAGGGCCAGGCATTCCATGGGGTCGCGGCAGTAGATGGCCAGGCCTTCGTACTGGGGCTGTATTTTCTGGCTGGTGAAGTTTTCCGACAGGGCGGCACCGCCCACCATGAGGGGAACATCGATTCCGGCGGCTTTCATGTCGGCGGCGGTGGTGGTCATCTGCTGAGCCGAGCGCACCAGCAGGCCACTGAGGCCCACGAAGTCGGGTTTATGCTTTTCTATGGCTTCGATGATCTGTTCCGAGGGGATTTTAATGCCCAGGTTGATGACCTTATAGCCGTTGTTGGTCATGATGATGTCCACCAGGTTTTTGCCGATGTCGTGGACGTCGCCCTTGACGGTTGCCAGCACCATGGTGCCACGGGTGGTGACCTGGTCGGCTTCCATAAACTGGCTGAGGTAGTCGACGGAGGCTTTCATCACCTCGGCTGACTGCAGCACTTCGGCGACGATGAGCTGGTTGTCGTTGAAAAGGCGGCCCACTTCGGCCATGCCGGCCATGAGGGGGCCGTTGATGACGTCGAGGGGGGGCATCTGGGCCATGGCTTCGTCCAGGCGCGGGTGCAGGTTTTCCCGCGAGCCTTCCACAATGTTGCTTTGCAGGCGCTGGGCTATGGGCAGGCTTTCATCGCTGGTGGCCTTCTGCTGGGTTTTGCGCTCGCGGAACTTGTCGGCAAAGGGGGTAATGGGATCGGCACTGCGGGCAAAGATGAGGTCTTCTGCCAGCTGCAGATCCTCGGCTTCTATGCTGGCGTAGCGCACCATCATTTCGGGGTTGATGATGGGCATGGTCAGCCCGGCGTCCACACAGTGTTTGAGGAAGACGGCGTTGAGGATTTCCCGCGCGGCGGGGGGCAGGCCAAAGGAGACGTTGGAGAGGCCGATGGTGATAGCGCAGTGGGGGAACTCCTCGCGAATGAGGGCGATACCTTCGATGGTTTCGCGGGCTGAGGTGCGGTACTGCTCGTCGCCGGTAGCCACGGGGAAGACCAGGGGGTCGAAGACGATATTTTCGGGGCGCAGGCGGTACTGATTCACCAGGATGTCATAGCTGCGGCGGGCGATTTCCAGCTTGCGCTGGGCGGTGACGGCCATGCCGTGCTCCGGGTCTTCGTCAATGGTGCCCACCACCACGGCGGCGCCATAGGTTTTCAGCAGGGGTACGATTTCATCCAGGCGCTCCGTACCCTGCTCCAGATTGATGGAGTTGATGATGGCTTTGCCCTGGCTGTACTGCAGGGCCACTTCCACCACGGCGGCGTCGGTGGAGTCGATCATGAAGGGAACCTTGATGCTGCGCATCAGGGCGGCCATAAAGGCCTGCATGTCGGTGTGTTCGTCCCGGTCGGGATTAGCCAGACAGACGTCAATGATGTGCGCGCCGCCGCGAATCTGTTTGCGGGCCACTTCCACCGCTTCGTCCAGATTCCCCTCGGCGATCAGGCGCTTGAATTTGCGGCTGCCGATGACATTGGTGCGCTCGCCCACCAGATAGAGCTCGCCGGGCTCGATGGGCAGGTACTCGATGCCACTGAGGGCAAAGGGCGTTGCCGGCTGGGGCGTGCGGGCGGGGCGCTTGGCGGCTTCCGCGCTGATCATGCGAATGTGTTCATCGGTGGTGCCGCAGCAGCCCCCCACGAAGTTCAGCCAGCCTTCATCCATAAACTGGGCCAGCTTGCCGGCCACGTCGGTTGGACTTTGCTGGTAGCGGCCATTTTCGTCGGGCAGCCCCGCGTTGGGTACACAGGCTACGCCA
The Desulfurispira natronophila genome window above contains:
- a CDS encoding Hpt domain-containing protein, with the translated sequence MIGCTRSFSAGCPLEQPDSLEAPVAAPEKQTPDEEIFDYRLLLERLEDRELAAIVMQTFREELPQRLHALHHALAQGNREDVAHQLHTLKGMSANVGATGIHAITIDMQAAMNQGDISDLAGKMEKLEVTCKQIEKVLLP
- the metH gene encoding methionine synthase, with amino-acid sequence MTTQQQRIDLLRQRAASHILCLDGATGTALASFELTAADFGGAAYDGCNEYLVITRPDVVEGVHRCYLEAGADIIETNSFGSTSIVLREYALEDQVQRLNLEAARIARAIADQYSTADKPRFVAGCMGPTSKSICITGGVTFGELRDAFRQQALALIEGGVDYLLLETMQDTLNLKAGLIGATEAMEQMGVDMPLAVSVTIEPMGTMLAGQAIEALYNSIEHFPLLYVGLNCATGPDFMTGHIRSLAQLATCGVACVPNAGLPDENGRYQQSPTDVAGKLAQFMDEGWLNFVGGCCGTTDEHIRMISAEAAKRPARTPQPATPFALSGIEYLPIEPGELYLVGERTNVIGSRKFKRLIAEGNLDEAVEVARKQIRGGAHIIDVCLANPDRDEHTDMQAFMAALMRSIKVPFMIDSTDAAVVEVALQYSQGKAIINSINLEQGTERLDEIVPLLKTYGAAVVVGTIDEDPEHGMAVTAQRKLEIARRSYDILVNQYRLRPENIVFDPLVFPVATGDEQYRTSARETIEGIALIREEFPHCAITIGLSNVSFGLPPAAREILNAVFLKHCVDAGLTMPIINPEMMVRYASIEAEDLQLAEDLIFARSADPITPFADKFRERKTQQKATSDESLPIAQRLQSNIVEGSRENLHPRLDEAMAQMPPLDVINGPLMAGMAEVGRLFNDNQLIVAEVLQSAEVMKASVDYLSQFMEADQVTTRGTMVLATVKGDVHDIGKNLVDIIMTNNGYKVINLGIKIPSEQIIEAIEKHKPDFVGLSGLLVRSAQQMTTTAADMKAAGIDVPLMVGGAALSENFTSQKIQPQYEGLAIYCRDPMECLALAGRLLDDDQRQSVVEELWNKRLKREELSQETASTRPAASTASQRVQPVERVPLPPDLKRHVHMESDLQTIFDHINPHMLYGKHLGYKGFPEALARGEAKAVQLQKQVQEIMDEIQRRGDIQPGAVYRYFQAHRSSENSITLLDSLEQPLRTISFPRNPALDLCLADYVHPERDYLCLFVVSTGPKLGQLAQQEKEKGNYQRSHIMASLALEMAESLAEILHIRLRHMWGIGEQSPLPKQDLFGARYRGKRYAPGYSALPDLSVQEDLFALLHPDELGVKLTESHMMDPEASTSGFVFHHPEARYF